A DNA window from Pseudarthrobacter sp. W1I19 contains the following coding sequences:
- a CDS encoding APC family permease, with amino-acid sequence MSEHQQLQRKLGTFDATTIGLGSMLGAGVFVVFAPAAALAGNLLVVSVIIAGAVAYCNAVASAALASKYPTSGGTYVYGRKQLGEWPGFLAGWGFVTGKTASCAAMALTFGSYVAGSYAVPVAVAAVVALTVVNLLGITRTALLTRILLCVVLATLVFVAVAALAGPHPVAAPGTAAPGASGGVLPAAGLLFFAFAGYARIATLGEEVKDPARSIPRAILGALASAFAIYLALALLLLNHLPGGRLAATKTPLLEAVLQSQFAAGAPAVQAGAAAACLGALLALITGVGRTTLAMARERDLPRPLARIGGKHTVPYVAELTVAAVVILLQLTTDVMTVVGFSSFGVLLYYAVANASAFTLRDHPVYAPKWLNAAGFLGCLLLAFTLPAASVLTMAAVLALGVAGRWLVLRFRR; translated from the coding sequence ATGAGTGAACACCAGCAGTTGCAACGCAAGCTTGGCACCTTTGACGCCACTACCATCGGCCTGGGCTCCATGCTGGGCGCAGGGGTGTTTGTGGTGTTCGCGCCAGCCGCTGCGCTGGCCGGAAACCTGCTGGTGGTATCGGTGATCATCGCGGGGGCTGTGGCGTACTGCAATGCGGTGGCGTCCGCAGCACTGGCATCAAAATATCCCACCAGCGGCGGCACGTACGTCTATGGCAGGAAGCAGCTTGGCGAGTGGCCGGGATTCCTCGCCGGCTGGGGATTTGTTACCGGAAAAACCGCCTCCTGTGCTGCCATGGCGCTCACATTCGGCAGTTATGTGGCCGGGAGCTATGCCGTACCGGTGGCCGTGGCGGCGGTGGTGGCGCTGACCGTGGTGAACCTGCTGGGAATCACCCGGACCGCGCTGCTGACCCGAATCCTGCTGTGCGTTGTGCTGGCCACCCTGGTGTTCGTTGCGGTAGCCGCGCTGGCCGGGCCGCATCCTGTGGCGGCGCCGGGCACGGCTGCCCCGGGCGCGTCCGGCGGCGTGCTGCCTGCCGCCGGCCTGCTGTTTTTCGCCTTCGCCGGGTACGCCAGGATCGCCACGTTGGGCGAGGAAGTGAAGGACCCTGCCCGCTCAATCCCCCGGGCCATCCTTGGCGCCCTTGCTTCCGCCTTCGCCATCTACCTGGCCCTGGCGCTGCTGCTCCTCAACCATCTGCCCGGCGGGCGGCTGGCGGCCACGAAGACGCCGCTGCTGGAGGCTGTGCTGCAGTCCCAGTTCGCGGCGGGCGCCCCGGCAGTGCAGGCAGGAGCGGCGGCAGCCTGCCTGGGTGCGCTCCTTGCCCTCATCACCGGCGTGGGGCGCACCACCCTGGCGATGGCGCGGGAGCGCGACCTCCCCCGCCCGCTGGCCAGGATCGGCGGCAAGCACACGGTGCCGTACGTTGCAGAACTGACAGTGGCCGCCGTCGTAATCCTGCTCCAGCTGACCACCGACGTCATGACGGTGGTGGGCTTTTCCAGTTTCGGCGTGCTGCTGTACTACGCGGTGGCCAACGCCTCCGCCTTCACCCTGCGGGACCATCCGGTGTACGCGCCAAAGTGGTTGAACGCCGCCGGCTTCCTGGGCTGCCTGCTGCTGGCCTTCACCCTGCCTGCCGCCTCCGTCCTGACCATGGCAGCTGTCCTGGCCTTAGGTGTGGCCGGCCGCTGGCTGGTGCTGCGCTTCCGGCGTTAG
- the aspS gene encoding aspartate--tRNA ligase: MLRTHDLGSLRSEHIGQTVTLAGWVGRRRDHGGVAFVDLRDASGVAQVVVREEEVFHGLRNEYVLQITGTVSKRPEGNENPALATGEIEVMADKVVILNTSEPLPFQIDEHVEVGEEARLKHRYLDLRRPGPARNLRLRSEANRVARELLHQDGFVEVETPTLTRSTPEGARDFVVPARLAPGSWYALPQSPQLFKQLLQVGGFEKYYQIARCYRDEDFRADRQPEFTQLDIEASFVDQDDIIALGENIVRALWKVIDVEIPTPIQRITYADAMARYGSDKPDLRFGVELTELTEFFKDTNFGVFKAPYVGAVVMPGGASQPRRTLDGWQEFAKQRGHKGLAYVLFKEDGELAGPVAKNLTDAERAGLADAVGAKPGDCIFFAAGEKTAARALLGAARVEIGHRTGLIDPNAWAFCWVVDAPMFEPAAAAVASGDVAVGAGKWTAVHHAFTSPKPEFLDTFDQDPESALSYAYDIVCNGNEIGGGSIRIHERDVQERVFELMGLDREDAQTKFGFLLEGFKYGAPPHGGIAFGWDRVVALLAGVESIRDVIAFPKTGNGYDPLTAAPAPITPQQRKEAGVDFKPEAKPTDGK, translated from the coding sequence GTGCTGCGCACACATGACCTCGGATCCCTTCGTTCCGAGCACATTGGACAGACCGTAACCCTCGCTGGCTGGGTGGGCCGCCGTCGTGATCACGGTGGCGTGGCCTTCGTTGACCTCCGCGATGCGTCCGGCGTGGCCCAGGTGGTGGTCCGCGAGGAAGAAGTCTTCCACGGCCTGCGCAACGAGTACGTCCTGCAGATCACCGGCACTGTTTCCAAGCGGCCCGAGGGCAACGAGAACCCTGCCCTGGCCACCGGCGAGATTGAGGTCATGGCGGACAAGGTGGTCATCCTCAATACCTCCGAGCCGCTCCCGTTCCAGATCGACGAGCACGTTGAAGTGGGCGAGGAAGCACGCCTGAAGCACCGCTACCTGGACCTTCGCCGCCCGGGCCCCGCCCGCAACCTCCGGCTGCGTTCCGAAGCCAACCGGGTGGCCCGCGAACTGCTCCACCAGGACGGCTTCGTCGAGGTGGAAACCCCCACACTGACTCGTTCGACGCCGGAAGGCGCCCGCGACTTCGTGGTCCCGGCCCGCCTGGCCCCCGGTTCCTGGTACGCCCTGCCGCAGTCCCCGCAGCTGTTCAAGCAGCTCCTGCAGGTGGGCGGCTTCGAGAAGTACTACCAGATCGCACGCTGCTACCGCGATGAGGACTTCCGCGCCGACCGCCAGCCGGAGTTCACCCAGCTGGACATCGAAGCCAGCTTCGTGGACCAGGACGACATCATTGCCCTCGGTGAAAACATCGTCAGGGCACTGTGGAAGGTGATCGACGTCGAGATCCCCACACCGATCCAGCGCATCACCTACGCGGACGCCATGGCCCGCTACGGCTCCGACAAACCCGACCTGCGCTTCGGCGTGGAGCTCACCGAATTGACGGAATTCTTCAAGGACACCAACTTCGGTGTGTTCAAGGCGCCCTATGTGGGCGCCGTGGTGATGCCCGGCGGTGCTTCCCAGCCGCGCCGTACCCTTGACGGCTGGCAGGAATTCGCCAAGCAGCGCGGCCACAAGGGCCTCGCCTACGTCCTGTTCAAGGAAGACGGAGAGCTCGCCGGCCCCGTCGCAAAGAACCTGACGGACGCTGAACGCGCCGGCCTGGCTGATGCCGTTGGCGCCAAGCCCGGCGACTGCATCTTCTTCGCTGCCGGTGAGAAGACGGCGGCCCGTGCCCTGCTGGGTGCTGCCCGCGTTGAAATCGGCCACCGTACCGGCCTCATCGACCCCAACGCCTGGGCCTTCTGCTGGGTGGTGGACGCCCCGATGTTCGAGCCTGCAGCAGCGGCCGTTGCCTCAGGTGACGTGGCCGTGGGTGCCGGCAAGTGGACCGCTGTCCACCACGCTTTCACCTCGCCCAAGCCCGAGTTCCTGGACACGTTCGATCAGGATCCGGAATCAGCGTTGTCATACGCCTACGACATCGTCTGCAACGGCAACGAAATCGGCGGTGGGTCCATCCGTATCCACGAACGCGACGTCCAGGAACGCGTCTTTGAACTGATGGGCCTCGACCGGGAAGACGCCCAGACCAAGTTCGGCTTCCTGCTGGAAGGCTTCAAGTACGGCGCACCTCCACACGGCGGTATCGCCTTCGGCTGGGACCGTGTGGTGGCACTGCTGGCTGGCGTGGAGTCCATCCGCGACGTTATTGCCTTCCCCAAGACCGGTAACGGTTACGACCCCCTGACTGCGGCCCCTGCCCCCATCACACCGCAGCAGCGCAAGGAGGCCGGTGTTGACTTCAAGCCGGAAGCCAAGCCAACTGACGGCAAGTAG
- a CDS encoding GNAT family N-acetyltransferase, whose protein sequence is MVHGLPGLQAREVETLMDAAWPSVERHDTGEWVLRASEGVTQRANSVWPRNSAEAPGDALREATQWYRERRLPLIFQITDKPGNAELNAVLDRQGFTRQSETLIMARTSAAACVPSRAAARVQMSDQPDDDWLALWWRVDGRGGAAEWATTRAILTGCPSLYAMVRDDDGVPAAVGRLAMVEGTGGIYCMATSPSHRRRGYASEVLQALLSEGNARGLNNFWLLVTAANEAAQQLYTQAGFKESGRYLYRQQRPRRALTGC, encoded by the coding sequence ATGGTCCACGGCCTCCCGGGTCTGCAGGCGCGTGAAGTTGAAACGCTCATGGATGCTGCCTGGCCTTCCGTGGAGCGGCACGATACGGGGGAGTGGGTCCTTCGCGCCTCGGAAGGTGTCACCCAACGGGCCAATTCTGTGTGGCCGCGGAACAGTGCCGAAGCGCCCGGCGATGCTTTGCGCGAAGCGACGCAATGGTACCGGGAGCGGCGGCTTCCCCTGATCTTTCAGATCACGGACAAGCCGGGCAATGCGGAGCTGAATGCCGTCCTCGACCGGCAAGGCTTCACGCGTCAGTCGGAGACACTCATCATGGCCAGGACCTCTGCGGCAGCATGCGTACCTTCGCGGGCGGCTGCTCGGGTGCAGATGAGTGACCAGCCCGACGACGACTGGCTGGCTCTGTGGTGGAGGGTGGACGGCCGCGGGGGTGCGGCAGAATGGGCGACGACGCGCGCCATCCTGACCGGATGCCCTTCACTGTACGCAATGGTCCGGGACGACGACGGCGTCCCGGCGGCGGTTGGGCGACTCGCCATGGTGGAGGGAACCGGCGGAATCTACTGCATGGCCACCTCGCCGTCCCACCGCCGCCGCGGATACGCTTCCGAGGTACTGCAGGCACTCCTGTCCGAAGGTAACGCACGCGGGTTGAACAATTTCTGGTTGCTCGTCACTGCAGCCAACGAAGCTGCACAGCAGTTGTACACCCAGGCAGGATTTAAGGAGTCGGGCCGTTACCTTTACCGCCAGCAACGGCCACGCAGGGCGCTGACGGGCTGCTGA